The genomic interval TCGCCGCAACACAGAGGCTTCTTTCTTGGGCAGCAAGTCCAAGGCTCCCGTTTCTTCCCGGCGTTCTAACTCTTTCAACCGCTCGACTCGGGTTTTGATCGTTACCCAGTTAGTCAGCATCCCACCGAGCCAACGCTGATTGACGTAATAAGCGCCACAGCGGGAAGCTTCCTGAGCGATAATTCCAGCAGCCTGCCGCTTAGTACCAATAAAAAGAAACCGTTTTCCCTGCTCGGACGCATCCCGAACGTAGCTATAAGCCTGATCCATCAACTGGGCAGTCTGCACCAAATCAATGATATGCACTCCATTACGGGAGGTGTAGATGTAGGGGTCCATCTTGGGATTCCAACGACGGGTTTGATGCCCAAAGTGAACTCCCGACTCTAGCAATTGAGCCAACGAAACAACTGGCATATTAGTTTTTACTCCTTTCGGGTTAATCCTCCACCCAGGTGCATTTCTGTTGAAGCTTTCAGCCTTTAGTGCTCAGCTTTTAGCATTTCTTCCGTTGCTAAAAGCGAACCACTAATGACTAATTGCTATTTCCAGAAACACCCGAAATCCTGGATGTGCGGTTTTTTGACAACTTCTCTAGGATAACACAGCACAAAGGCTTTCTTGGCGTTTCCCTTGAACAATTTGGAGCAAGGGTAGGGAGTGGGGAGTAGGGAAAGAATAAAACAAACTCCCTCACACTCCCACCTCTCTCATCTTTCCTACCTTCCCTCTCCTTCATCCCTCATCCCCCCTCCCTCATCCCTCATCCCTTAACTTTGTATCCTTCATCCTTCATCCTTTATCCTTTCCCCCTCCCTCATCCCCAATTCCCAAAAAAGAAGGGGAAGCTGGTTGGCTTCCCCTGGTTGGTTTTGATTGTCGGATTGTTCCTTGAGTTTTTTCCGTAGTGATTGAAACTGTTTGCGGCGCTGGCGTTGACGGGCAGAACCGCCTTTGCCTTTGTCATTCCGTCCCTCTCGGCGGGGGGACTCCCATCGTTTGAGTCGGGTCATAGCTAAATAATAAGTGGTAGGGGTTAGAGGTAAAGTTCCAATGAATTGGGGAGTTGAGGGCAAGTCAACAACCATCTCCATTCTACAAAACTCCCGGCTAAAGCATCGCTCACCCAATCCCAGAATCGGGTTTCTTCGATCTGAGTAACGAGATTCTGGTCTTCCAGAACAGAGACCCAGTTTCCTGACCTGCATTCTAGCCTCTTGTTTTGATACAGTCTTTGCTTGATAGATTCCGGATAATCCAGATGCCAGGCAGATTTCCAGACCAATGGGGGCAAATTGGGTCAGGAGCCAGGAGCCAAAGTCCCTACTCCCTGCCCCCCTGCTATCCCTCACCGAAGGTTTTGCGGATTAGGTCTGCTAACCGTTCGGCGCTGTCAGGCACAGCCAAACTCGCCGCTTTCTCTGCCATTGTTTGCAGGGTTCCTTTACCTTCCATCCCTAGAGGCTGCTCCTTCAGCAGATGCAAGACCTGTGTTTTGACTGTTTCAGGTATCAGGTCAGACTGCTGAACCATCAGAGCTGCCCCAGCTTCAACAAAAATCGCAGCATTGTAGGTTTGATGATCTTCAGCCGCGAAGGGATAGGGAATCAGAATGGATGGCGTTTGGGTCATGGCTAATTCAGTTAAGGTTCCCGCTCCCGCACGACTAATGACTAAATCGGCTCGGTGTAATAATCCCGCCATATTGGTGTAGAAGGGCAGTGGAAAGTAATGGGGATGTTGAAGGGTTTTGGCATCGGGGTCGTTGTCTCCGGTTTGATGAACAATCCAGATGCCTTCTTCCAGCCAGGCTGGAGCACATTGGCGTACCAGCTTGTTGACAGCAACAGCGCCCTGACTACCCCCTACCACTGCTATCAAGGGAACGTTTGCCGGAATGGGTAGATCTGACAGAGGGGTAACCTCATCTGCCTTGACAAGAAATTGTGCCCGGACTGGGGTTCCTACACAAATGGTTTTGGCACGGGGTAGGTACTGAGCCGCTGCTTCAAACCCCAGAGCGACGGTAGTACACAGTGGACCAAGTAAGCGAGTAACTTTTCCGGGCAGGGCGTTGGATTCATGAAGGATAATGGGCAAGCCGAGAGAGCGGGCGGCGATCGCCGCTGGAGCCGCAATATACCCTCCAGTCGTAAACACGCCCTGAAATTTTCCCCGTTGCAACAACCGCCGTACCTGCCAGATGGAGCGAATGAGTTTCCCTAAGACCCGCAAAGAATCAAACCCTCGTTTTTGGAAGCCTTCTACAGAAACGGTATGGAGGGGATATTGGGAGGGAAGAAGTTGGTTTTCCAGGCGATCGGGAACACCCAACCATTCAATCTGGTAGTCTGGTAGCTGCTCGGCAACCGCGATCGCCGGAAATAGATGGCCTCCGGTGCCGCTGGCTGCAATTAGTAACCGGGTCGGTGAAGTCTTCACGATCGCTGCTCCGAAGCTTGCTGGCAGAGTAGAATCAAATCAATCATTCCCAGGTTTAGCCAAATTAGGTTAAAGTTCTGACCGATTGAGATCGGGGGGAGTCATCCGGTCAGCGTTTAGATAATAGATCGCAAATTGTACCTCTAACGCCCGATAACCTGTCCACTTAACCACCAAATCCATGCGTAAGTCCTTGAATCGTCCATCGCAAAGTGCTCAACACAGCATTCTCTTGCACCAAGCGAAACCGCGGCACTGGAAACCCTTTTTAATTACGCTGGGCTTAGTCACTACCTTGGGAGCGGTGCTTCATTCTGGAGTTGTCAGGGCACAAAAAGCCGAAGCAGTTCCTCCTCCAGAACTGACCAATGCCATTTCCCAAATTGATACCGCTGCCAGCAGCCATAACGTTCAGAGTGTTTTGGAATATTACAGCCCCAACTTCACCCAGTCCGATGGTTTAACGCGCCAAACGTTAGGACAAGCCTTGACCGAACTGTGGAAACGCTATCCTGACCTGAAATATCAGACGGCTATAAAGTCCTGGAAACCCGAAGGAAAAGGGATTTCAGCCGAAACAGAAACCCGGATTACAGGCACTCAAAAGGTGGGAAACCGTGAATGGAAAATTGACTCTACCCTGCGATCGCGGCAGCTATTTGAAGACCAAAAAATTGTCCGGCAAGAAGTCTTAGCCGAAAAGAGCCAGATTACTTCTGGTAAAAATCCGCCGACTGTATTGCTGAATGCCCCAGAGCAGGTAAAACCTGGACAGCAGTTTAACTTCGATGCGATCGTCCAGGAGCCTCTGGGTAATGACCTGTTACTTGGCACAGCCCTGGAAGAACCCGTTAAACCGGATGGGTTTATCAACCCCACCACAGCAGACCTGGAGGTGCTCTCGGCAGGGGGCATCTACAAAGTTGGACGTGCCCCAACAACTCCCGAAAACCGTTGGCTTTCAGCCGTTCTGGTGCGCCAGGATGGAATGACTTTGGTAACCCAAAGGGTAAATGTGGTTGGGGAGAAGAAGTAGGGGGTAGGTGTCAGGTGTCAGGTATCAGGCATCAGCCACGAGTGACTGATGCCTGATACCTAATGACCGATGGTTAACTTAGAACTCAAAACTTAGAACTCAAAACTTACACACTGGTATAAACCTGCTTGTAATACGCCTGGTATTCAGGGGAAAGCAGGGGTTGCCACCAGTTGCGGTGGGTTAAGTACCACTGCACCGTTTTGCGGAGACCGCTTTCGACGGTTTCGGCAGGAGTCCAGCCGATTTCGGTTCTCAGTTTAGTGGCATCGATCGCATATCGGCGATCGTGACCAGGGCGGTCTTTGACAAAGGTAATCAGCTTGTGAGCCGGACGCACGGGCAAATCGGTCGCTAACTCGTCCATTAACTCGCAAAGTTTGTGAACCAGGTCAATGTTCTTGACTTCATTGTTGCCGCCGATGTTGTAGGTTTCTCCCGGTTTGCCCCGGTGCAGAACCGCATCGATCGCGCTGCAATGATCTTCCACATAGAGCCAGTCGCGGATGTTTTGCCCATCTCCATAGACGGGTAACCCTTTACCCATCAGGATATTGATGCACATCAGCGGAATTAATTTTTCGGGGAAGTGATAGGGACCGTAATTGTTGGAACAGTTGGTCATCAAGGTCGGTAGCCCATAGGTATGATAGTATGCCCGTACCAAATGGTCACTTCCCGCTTTAGACGCCGAGTAGGGGCTATTGGGGGCATAGGGAGTGGTTTCCGAAAATCCTGGATCATTCGGATTCAGACTGCCATACACCTCATCCGTTGAAACATGATGGAAGCGAAAGTGAGTTGGTTGTCCATTCGTCAGCCAGTATTGCCGAAAAGCCTCCAGCAAAGTAAAAGTACCTATCACATTGGTGCGCACAAAGGCGTCGGGTCCCAAAATAGAACGATCGACATGGGACTCTGCGGCAAAGTGGGCAAGAATATCAATTCCTTCTTCCTGGAGTAGCGCATCAATCAGGGGGCGATCGCAGATATCCCCCTGCACAAACCGCAAATTCGCCCATCCCTCCAGCCCTGCCAAATTATTGCGATTACCGGCATAGGTAAGGGCATCCAACACGACGATGCGATCGCCCGGATACTGCTGACACCAATAATGCACAAAGTTAGAGCCAATAAAACCCGCCCCTCCTGTGACTAGAATAGTTCGGGGTTCTCTTGATAGCGCTTGATTCTGTTCCACAACGAGCCTCATTGCAAGATTTTGAATTTGTGTGATTGGTAATCGGGGAGTGGGGAAGAGGGAGAAAGGGGATAGAGGAGAGTAGTTTAGAACTTAGGATTCAAAACTTAAAACTCGTTTATCCTTTTCCTGCACCTTCCACCTATGTCAATTCAATTTGGGAATCGTCTCCAATCATGAATCGGAGCGCTTTAGGGCGCTGGGGTGCAGCTCGGAGCTGGGCACGTTGACCAATGACACTATCTACAATTCGTTGATGAATCCCCGTCATCTTGGCACCCTGGAGAACAACGCTATGCTCCAGGTCAATGTCAATCAGGGTGACCTGATCCGCGATGCTGCTATAGGGACCGATAAAGCAATTTTCCAAATAACAGTTGTTGCCAATTGTGACAGGACCCCGCACAGTGCAATTAATTAATCGGGAGCCAGTTCCAATATGTACCCGTCCAAAGGTTTTGCTTTGTTCATCAACTTCACCCGCGATATCTGACTTGAGGCGAGTGTCTAGAATAATTTGGTTGGCTTCCAGGAGATCGTCTTTCTTGCCTGTGTCTAACCACCAACCCTCAATTTGGCGGGCTTCGACATGGGTTTGATGGTTGATCAAATCCTGAATGGCGTCGGTGATTTCTAGCTCGCCTCGGGCAGAGGGTTGGATGCGATCGATCGCCGCATGAATAGTATTAGCAAAGAAATAGATACCGACCAACGCCAGATTAGAGGGAGGAACTTTTGGCTTTTCGACCAGGTGCAACACCCGTCCCTGATCATCGACCTGGGCAACTCCAAAGGAAGTTGGGTTAGGCACCGGACGCAGCAGAATCATGGCATCCATGTGCTGTTCTTTGAAGCTATTTAGGAATTCGCCTAGTTCGCTCTGAATCAGGTTATCTCCCAGGTACATGACAAAGGGCGAATCTCCCAGAAATGGACGGGCTACCTTAACCGCGTGAGCCAGCCCGGCGGGTTTTTCCTGAAGAATGTAGGTGATGTTGGCACCGAAGCGATCGCCATCCCCCGTTTTTGTCCTGACCTCATCTCCTGTTTCGGGACTGATGATGATGCCAATGTCTGTAATACCCGCTGCCACAATGGCTTCAATTCCGTACCAGAGAATTGGTTTGTTGGCGACTGGAACGAGTTGCTTGGCTCCTGTGTAGGTCAGAGGTCGCAGGCGTGTGCCTTTTCCACCACTGAGAATGATTGCTTTCATAAGTAGAAAATCTGTAGGGGTTAGGGTTACGAGTAGACATCAGCGCTCATGAAAGGCAGCCCTGCTTGATCCTTTGCAGACAGAATGGGTTCCACTGCTAGAGGCCAGTTGATCGCCAGATCGGGGTCATTCCAGAGAATTGATCGCTCATGCTGGGGAGCGTAGTAATCGGTTGCCTTATACAAAACTTCAGCCACTTCTGAAATAACCAGAAACCCGTGGGCAAACCCTGCGGGAACCCAAAACAACCGCTTGTTTTCGGCACTTAATAAACAACCGACCCACTGCCCAAACGTTGGTGAACCCTTACGAATGTCTACAGCGACATCAAATATGGTGCCCACAACTGCCCGCACAAGCTTACCCTGGGGCTGCTGAATTTGATAATGTAAGCCTCGTAGGACGTTTTGACAGGAACGGGAATGGTTGTCCTGAACAAACCGGGCTGTTATCCCCGTTTTCTCTGCAAAAGCGTGCTCGTTGTAGCTTTCAAAGAAAAAACCGCGCTCATCTCCAAAAACACGAGGTTCAATAATTAGTACATCGGGTATGTCTGTGGGTAAAATATTCATCGCCCTTTCCTCATAACACCTAGCGCCATAAGATTTCCAAAATTCTTCATTCACCCACCCTATAAGTTCCCATTAACGAAGCTGTAGCATTCCTCAGTCATTTGTTAAAAGTAGAACGCTGTGTGAATAAGGCTTCTCCTGAAATTTTTCTAGGAAGTTTTCTTGCAACTTAAAGTAAAACCGCTACGCAGCCAACTATCAATTTTTATCGCCTGTGAAGCAGAAATCTCCAAGGGTTCTGGCGAGTCTTTACCGAAAAATAAATCTATACATCAGCGAAAAAAGATAGAGATAAGGTTGCTTCCAGGGTTGAAGTATCTTCTGGACAAATATTCCAGCCTCCCTACCCTAGGTAAACATACATTGAATTCTGTAAACTTTTGATGGAGAATTCCGCGTTCACACCGGAAGTCTTTCTCTCTACTTTTCCCTCTAAGTTACAGGATGACGACAATTGATGCGGATCTGTATCTTAGCTAACAACGTTTAGGGACTCTGAAGAAATAACGTCATGTTCTGTAGTCGTCAGCGGTGAGCCATCCGTTTACTCTGCCTAGTGATAGCCCATAGCAGATGGCTGATAACTTCTCCTTTGTGTCAATCCTGATTATGCCAATGGTTCCTTAATTTCTATGGCTTTTCGTTGCATCCCAGTGATTGATGTCAGTCGGTTGCGCTCTAAGAACATTGACGATCGCAAAGACGTCGCCGTAGAAATGGGTCAGGCATCGCACGAAGTGGGATTTTTCTACATCACTAACCACGGAATTGAGGATGCCATTATTGAGCAAACCCTTGCTGAAACGAAGCGGTTTTTTGATCTGCCGCTGGAAGTGAAAAATCAGGTGACGATCGCCAACTCCCCAATTTCACGCGGATTTGAACCCATCGGCTACCAAACACTGGACCAAAACGCAGCGCCTGATTTTAAGGAAGGCTTTTATATCGGCGTCGAACGGGGGATAAACGATCCGCTCGTTCAGGCGGGCACACCCAACCACGGTGCTAATCAATGGCTCCCAGACCTGCCTGGTTGGCGCGTGCAGATGGAACAGTACTTCGCGCTTATGTCAGGGTTGTCCCGGTTGCTCTTGCGTGGGTTGGCACTTTCCCTGGAAGTCGATGAACACTACTTTGATGCTGCGATCGACAATCCAATGGCAATTCTGCGGTTGCTTCACTATCCGCCTCAATCCGTTCATGCGCCTGCCGACCAGTGGGGGTGTGGCACCCACACCGACTGGGGCACCATCACCATTCTGCTGCAAGACCAGGTCGGAGGATTGGAAGTCCGCACTCCGGATGGCAACTGGGTTCAAGCCAAGCCTATTCCTGGCACATTTGTAATCAACCTGGGTGATATGATGGCACGCTGGACGAACGACTATTACCAATCTACTCCCCATCGCGTCGTTAATCGATCGGGCAAAGAACGGTATTCCATTCCATTCTTCTTTGACGCCAACTATCACGCCCTGGTGGAGTGTATTCCCACCTGCCAGAGTCCTGAGAACCCACCCCGATATGCCCGGATCACAGCTGGAGAACACATTGTGGAGATGTACCGCAGGACCTATGGGAATGGGTGATAGGTGGTAGGTGGTAGGTGTCAAGGAAAGGATAAGGGATAAAGGATACAACAATCTCATCTCCCCACTCAATCACCCCATTACCTCATCATGCCTACTTCCTACTTCCCGCCCAATACTTGATAATTGACAACTCGAAACTCTTTTATCCTTCATCCTTTATCCTTTCCCCTATGCCTACCCTCCTTGTCAAAAACATTCATACTCTGATAACAATGGACGCGGCGCGGCGGGAGATCCGCAATGGGGCGTTGTTTGTTCGCGATCGGGCGATCGAACAGGTGGGAACAACGCAGGAACTTCCCGCCACTGCTGATGAAGTGTTGGACTTGCAGGGGCGTTATCTGGTGCTTCCCGGTTTGGTCAATACGCACCACCATTTTTACCAAACCTTGACGCGGGTCGTTCCAGCGGCGCAGGATTGCGACCTATTCAATTGGTTAACCACGCTGTATCCCATTTGGGCAAAGTTGACGGCAGAGGGAGTTTATGTCAGCGCTCAGATGGCAGCAGCAGAATTGCTCCTGTCAGGTTGTACGACTGCCAGTGATCATCTTTACATTTACCCCAATGATTGCACGCTGGATGATGAAATTCGGGCAGTTCAGGAAATAGGGATGCGGTTTCATGCCAGTCGAGGCAGCATGAGCGTGGGGGAAAGTCTAGGGGGACTGCCACCCGATTCGGTTGTGGAGAAGGAACCAGATATTCTGAAGGATTCGCAACGGTTAATCGAGCAGTATCATGACAATTCCCGCCATGCGATGACGCGAATTACGTTAGCGCCCTGCTCACCCTTTTCGGTATCCCAGGACTTGATGCGAGAGTCGGCTAAGATGGCACGGCTGTATCCAGGGGTACGGCTCCATACCCATCTGGCAGAGAACAAATCGGATGTGACCTACAGCCTGGAAAACTTTGGCATGATTCCGGGGGACTATGCGGAGTCGGTGGGATGGCTGGGTGAGGATGTCTGGCATGCCCATTGTGTCCAACTCAGTGATGACTCAATCTTAAAGTTTGGCAAAACAGGGACGGGCGTTGCCCACTGCCCCTGTAGTAACATGCGGCTTGCCAGCGGCATTGCACCTATCCGAAAGATGCTAGACCATAACGTGCCGGTTGGTTTGGGCGTCGATGGGTCTGCGTCTAACGATGCTGGAAATCTGATCCAGGAAGCCCGAACAGCATTTCTGCTTGCCCGTGTGCGCGATCGCGACGCTTCTGCCATAACTGCCAGGGAAATTTTGGAAATCGCTACCCTGGGGGGTGCTAAAGTGCTGGGCCGGGATGATATCGGCTATCTCGCTCCGGGTATGTCAGCGGATTTTATTGCAATTAACTGCGATCGGCCCCAATTTGCTGGAGCGCATCACGATCTGGTTGCCGCCCTGATTTTCTGCCAGGTGCACTCGGTTGACTACAGCTTTATCAATGGCAAAAGGGTTGTTGATCAGGGGCGCTTGACCACTGTTGAACTGGAAACACTCGTCGAAAAAACCAATCGGATTGCTCAGGGAATGCTTGAAAGTTAGAGCTAGAAGGCAAAGGGCAGCAGGGGGCAGGGGTTAGGTGTCAGGTGTCGGGTGTCAGGTGTCAGTTACCAATGACTAATGACCAACCCCAATAACAAATGACAAATGAATCCCTTAAATTGGTTGCCGATTTACGGCAGGGTCTAGAACGCCGGTACAGAAACCGGGTTTCTTCTCTGAGATGCTCAAGTTTTGTTGAATATCCTCACCAGAAACCCGGTTTCTCGAAATACTGTACCGATGCTCTAGCAGTTTGTCGGAGTAAATCGGTGAGCAACGGATTAAAGCAGATGAAACGGATAAATCAGCGCTTTCACCAATCGCCCATCCGTTTCATCCGCTAGAAAATCTGCTGCTGAACTGCTTTATCCGAATTCCCCGACAGGCTGCTAGAGTCAGTAGCCTAAACTTTAGCAACTAAAGCGAGTTAGCAATTCCCTTGAGGCGAAATAAGAGTAATTGAGTCACTTGCTTGGGTTGAAAATTGTCGTCGCTGATCAGGAGTAAACTCTGACTTTTGTCCGGCAGTTTGGGTCCCAGGGCTATGCCCTCCAAATTGTCGAGGGGAATGCCTAAATCGCTCAGGTTAAGTAAAAGCTTTTTGTAAATAGGTTGAACACCGGATTGCGATCCTTTCAGGGTGGGTTGCCTTGAAATATCGGTGGCTCCTCCCATAGTGAGTTGAAATAGTTTGACCTGAAAACCAGCCAGGCCAAAGGAGCGTTCTAAGCTGAGGAAGTGCCCCCCCTGATCGATCGCCAGTAAATCGGTCAGCCCAGTCATCACCGCACCTTCGGGAATAGGGTCAAGGATATATTCGTGTTCGGAAAGTAAGGCTGCCCGATCGGCATCAACGAGATAGTGCAACACCCGACTTTTAGCACCTTGATCAGGTTTGGGGTCTTCTTTATCTTCAACCAGGGAAGATTCGGTGGCGGTAAATATCCGAAAGGGTTCATTCGTTGAGAAGGTTCCCGGAGTGACCGTTAACGCCTCAAGCCCCAGGTTATCCTGTACGCCCTTTGTCTGCGGTTCACCCTCAGGACTGGGAATGTAGCGTTCTGGGATGGGTAAACTTCGCTGGGCTTGCCCCGTTTCCAGGTTGAATTCCTTTACAAACGGCGAAATGCCCTTAGGGGCAACCCCTTCGCTGGAAACAAACAGCGATCGCAACGGTGACACAACCAACCCTTCCGGATCAACGCTGCCTTTGGTAAACGGTTTGCCATCTGCATCTTTCAGGAACGTCACGCCTTCAATTTCTGCCTTCTGAATCTGCGGTTTTTGGGAATCCGATCCATCCAGCGTCAGTTTGAGCGTATAAAAACGGGCGGAAGCGAACTCGCTACGATCGTCGGAAAGGGTATAGAAGCGATCGCGCTGGCGATCGTAGGCAATCGCAGATAGCCCACCGACAGGTGTGCCCTCAAACCTCGTTTTGGGCAACTGGTACTCGTCTAGAAAGTCCAGCGACAGGTTGAGAAATAGCCGATCCTCAGCACTGACCTGAGGCAAATCGCAACTCGTCAACAACGTTGTAACAGCTAGAACAAGTGCTAACAGCCAGGAAGTCAGGGGCGATCGGGATTGGATAGAAGGCATTCGAGGGGTGTAGGGTGTAGGGTGTAGGGCGCGGGGGTTAATCCCTGATCCCCCTAGAGCTTATCCGAAAACTCAATCGCTGATCGCCATTTTCAACCCTCTCTCCAATCTTCCACACACCTTACACCCACAGTACGACTCAGATTGGCAGTAGGTCTCGCGTAAGATCTGCCAGTTCTACTGGTAAAGGACCTTGCCCTGGAAATCCACCAGACCGAAAACAGACCCTCAAATAATCAACAAATGTCGTCTCATGGGACTCATTCTCCAATTTTGCATCGATCGTGCTATTTGGCACAATGATTCCATAAGGTGGGCCGCCGCTAACATTGTCTTTATGGTAACTATCGGGGGCAATCGGTAGTTCAAAAGGTCCTACTTCCTCCAATCCATAATCTTCGCAATTCTCCTTCCAATACTCGTATTCTGCATCCACCTGATCGAACGGATCAACAACTAGCGGGTCTGAGTAATCTGGCCAATCAGGATGATACCCAATGAAAGCTACAGAACCGACGACCTCCCAGAAGACTCTTAGTGATAACGGGAGAGTCCCAACCAATTCTTCAAGTGTGGCAATCTTAATACTTATGTCAGGCGCAGGTGGGATATGAGCTTGTGAATGATAGCTTCTCGGAGAGCCATCTGGGTAGATACCGAACTCGTAACCAATTGATTGCAGCCGTGGTACCAATAACTCTACATTTGTACGAACGCGAGACATGGTTTCGTATGCTACGGCATATGCTTCGTTAAACAAGGGTTTCTCGCGTATGCTTTCTCCCAAAGCAAGAAGTTCTGCCCAGACTTGCTCCTGTTCACCAGCTCTATAACGATTGACGAATGACACGATTCAAGAAACCTCGATGTTTGTTTTTCCGGTGCTACTTCTCCTTTCAATGGGCTAATTCGAGCGATCGCTGCGCCAGGGCTGCTGCCGTAATTCCGTTAAACGCCATCAGTTCGCCCGATGTTGCCGTGGTTTCGCCCCGCTTCCAGGCGAAGGTATCGCGTTTTGCCGTACTCCGGAGCATAATGGGTTCCAGCATCAGACTGGCACCCCCTGTCACCCCAATCAGAACATCGCCACCAAACAATGCTTCAAATCCAGCATCATTCAAAAACTCCCCATCCGGTTCCGAACAACGGTCCCAGGCCACATCAGAAGCACGATAGAGCCGTCGGGGATTGACCACAGCCACCACCCGCACCGATAAACCTTCTGCTTCCAGGTGGCTTGCCGCTTCCAGAACGGGATTCAGGATCATATCGCCGATAACCGCAAACACCACTTGCTTTGCATCCTGACTTTCCGTACTTCGGCTTTCTTGCAGGATCACAGCCCCATCTTCCAGTGCCTGCCGGGTCTGTTCAAAACTGGTACGGATGGGTAAGGGCGACTTACTAGCCGTAATCA from Kovacikia minuta CCNUW1 carries:
- a CDS encoding esterase-like activity of phytase family protein, coding for MPSIQSRSPLTSWLLALVLAVTTLLTSCDLPQVSAEDRLFLNLSLDFLDEYQLPKTRFEGTPVGGLSAIAYDRQRDRFYTLSDDRSEFASARFYTLKLTLDGSDSQKPQIQKAEIEGVTFLKDADGKPFTKGSVDPEGLVVSPLRSLFVSSEGVAPKGISPFVKEFNLETGQAQRSLPIPERYIPSPEGEPQTKGVQDNLGLEALTVTPGTFSTNEPFRIFTATESSLVEDKEDPKPDQGAKSRVLHYLVDADRAALLSEHEYILDPIPEGAVMTGLTDLLAIDQGGHFLSLERSFGLAGFQVKLFQLTMGGATDISRQPTLKGSQSGVQPIYKKLLLNLSDLGIPLDNLEGIALGPKLPDKSQSLLLISDDNFQPKQVTQLLLFRLKGIANSL